The Engystomops pustulosus unplaced genomic scaffold, aEngPut4.maternal MAT_SCAFFOLD_195, whole genome shotgun sequence genome includes a window with the following:
- the IDH3B gene encoding isocitrate dehydrogenase [NAD] subunit beta, mitochondrial: MPPAAISTSSPHHAPAAISIPSPHHAPAAISIPSPHHAPAAISIPSVSGVIECLKIITREKSNRIAKFAFDYATKKGRSKVTAVHKANIMKLGDGLFLQCCKEVAELYPRIQFETMIIDNCCMQLVQNPYQFDVLVMPNLYGNIIDNLAAGLVGGAGVVPGESYSPEYAVFETGARHPFAQAVGRNIANPTAMLLTATNMLRHLNLEYHSNLISDAVKKVIKQGKVRTTDMGGYATSLDYTQAVIANLNS; encoded by the exons atgccccccgcagccatctctaccTCCTCACCTCAccatgcccccgcagccatctctatcCCCTCACCTCAccatgcccccgcagccatctctatcCCCTCACCTCAccatgcccccgcagccatctctatcCCCTCCGTCAGCGGCGTCATCGAGTGTCTGAAGATCATCACCCGAGAGAAGTCCAACAGGATCGCCAAGTTCGCCTTCGACTACGCCACAAAGAAAGGTCGCTCCAAGGTCACCGCCGTCCACAAGGCGAATATCAT GAAGTTGGGGGACGGGCTGTTCCTGCAGTGCTGTAAGGAGGTGGCGGAGTTATATCCCAGAATCCAGTTTGAGACAATGATCATTGATAACTGCTGCATGCAG CTGGTACAGAATCCATACCAGTTTGATGTTCTGGTGATGCCCAACCTGTACGGTAACATCATTGATAACCTGGCGGCGGGGCTGGTGGGTGGAGCCGGCGTGGTGCCGGGGGAGAGCTACAGCCCGGAGTATGCCGTGTTTGAGACG GGCGCCCGGCATCCCTTCGCCCAGGCTGTGGGCAGAAACATTGCCAACCCCACCGCCATGCTGCTGACCGCCACCAACATGCTGCGACACCTCAA CCTCGAGTATCACTCCAACCTGATCTCTGACGCGGTGAAGAAGGTGATCAAGCAGGGAAAG